From a region of the Desulfovibrio desulfuricans genome:
- a CDS encoding MlaA family lipoprotein, with product MASNYSSTLPGHLCVPGFLLAALLCLWHAPASAAPSQAPAPSTVYGKAPQLQPGAITVAPYGTMNADNTLDDYDNEPIQSISDPIEPWNRFWFHFNDIFFLYVAKPAYTAWETVTPHQLRSGLKNFFSNLLFPVRFVNNILQFRFFEAGVEFGRFVINTTSSAGFADVAKGHKTIVPIDPTGEDFGQTLGRWGLGHGFYIVWPIIGPSSARDTVGRAGDLFADPLFYLQPTELSLGIGGGLRFNALGDVLPLYEDLNTVAVDPYIAMREAYVNFRKAQVLH from the coding sequence ATGGCCAGTAACTATTCGTCAACACTGCCGGGGCATCTCTGTGTGCCCGGTTTTCTGCTGGCAGCACTGCTTTGCCTGTGGCATGCGCCAGCCAGCGCCGCCCCCAGCCAGGCGCCTGCGCCCTCCACTGTGTACGGCAAGGCGCCCCAGCTTCAGCCCGGGGCCATTACAGTAGCTCCTTACGGAACCATGAATGCAGACAATACTCTGGACGACTATGACAACGAGCCGATCCAGAGTATTTCTGACCCCATTGAACCGTGGAACAGGTTCTGGTTCCATTTCAACGACATTTTCTTTCTCTATGTTGCCAAGCCCGCCTACACGGCATGGGAAACAGTGACGCCGCACCAGTTGCGTTCCGGTTTGAAAAATTTTTTTTCCAACCTGCTGTTCCCTGTGCGTTTTGTGAACAACATCCTGCAGTTCCGCTTTTTTGAAGCGGGGGTGGAATTTGGGCGTTTTGTCATTAACACCACTTCCAGCGCGGGCTTTGCCGATGTGGCAAAAGGGCACAAAACCATTGTGCCCATTGATCCCACAGGCGAAGACTTTGGTCAGACTCTCGGACGCTGGGGCCTTGGGCATGGTTTCTACATTGTCTGGCCCATCATTGGGCCAAGCTCTGCGCGCGACACTGTAGGCCGCGCTGGCGATCTGTTTGCCGACCCGCTATTCTACCTGCAACCCACGGAATTGAGCCTTGGGATTGGCGGCGGGCTGCGGTTCAACGCCCTTGGCGATGTGCTGCCCCTGTATGAAGACCTGAACACCGTGGCGGTTGACCCCTACATAGCCATGCGTGAGGCCTATGTGAACTTCCGCAAGGCGCAGGTATTGCACTAG